A window of Nitrospirota bacterium genomic DNA:
GAACCGGCGTGGCCCGCGTCCAGGGATAGGGCCTTTTGATAATTCTCGACAGCCAGCTTCTCGTGCTCGTCGCCGCCCTGCTGCCGGTTGGCCTCTCCCAGGAGGTAGTACGCGCGCGCGTCGCCGGGATACCGCTCGACATACCGCTTGAGCCCGCCGGCTGCCCGCTCGTACCGTCCGATCTGCATGTCGAGCTGGGCGTTCTCGAGAACAAGCTTCTTGACGTGCGCCTGGAATACGTCTGCATTCGTGACCCCGCCCTGCTTCGGGTCTTTTCGGGCGGCGATCAGTTCCTGGTAGCTTTCAATGCGTTCCACGATCTTCGGGTGGCTGCCGAAGAAAAAGGACTCCGTGACTTTCTCCTCCTCGATCTCCTTCTTCATCTCCTCGAAGAGGGCGACCGATTGCGTCACGTCGTATCCGGCGCGGTCCATCAGGACGAACCCCTGCCGGTCGGCCTCCCGTTCCACGTCCTGGGAATACCCGGCTATGGATGCGCCCGCCATGGGTGCGAATACGGATGCCAGGCCTCCGGTCAGGAGCACCAGGCTGCCGAACGCCGCGGCCTTGTTGTTGGTGTCCCGGAACCCCCTGACAGCGTCACGGTTGATCGCGTGGGTCATTTCATGACCGAGCACCGTGGCAAGCTGCGCCTCGTTGGCGATGGAGGCTAGGATGCCGGTGTGGAGATAGACCGCGCCGTCGGCGAGACAAAAGGCGCTGAGGTGCGGGTCCTTCAGCACCCTGACCCTGAAGGGGATCGTGCGATACACCGTTTCCGGCTCGAGTTTCCTCGCGACCGCATTGAGATACTCTTCGAGCTCGCTGTCGTTGTACAGGAACCCGCTCTCGGCCAGTGCCTTTTCCTGCTCGGCTGCCCGCTTCCAGAGCCCGGCTTCGTCGGCTTCGAACCCGGTGAATCCCGGATCGGTTACGGGGGCGAGAGCCGTGGTTGCGCAGGCGGACAGGAGCAGTGCGGCCAGGACGGACAGGATTACGTGCGTTCTCATCGCTTGACCTCCGGCAGGCTCTTGAAGAGGTCTCTGACCATGACGTTTGCGTGGTCGGGATCGGTGGGGTCCCAGGAGGTGAAGGCCTGGTAGGGCTTGAACCGCCGATCGAACCACAACAGGGTGCCGCTGCGGTCCGCGAGGGCCAGCTCGAGCAGGCTGCCGCGCTGCATAAGCGGGTTGTCGCTTCTCTGCACGAATCCGTCTATCAGGAGCAGTGCTTCAGCGTGGTTGGCAGCGAGCAGGTCGTCCAGCGGGCCGACCGAGTAGTCCAGGGAGTCCATCTTGTGCGGAAACCGCCAGCTGGAATTGTCCGGGGTCACGTGCGCCCGGTAGCTCCAGGCGATCGAGTCGAACAGGCCGTAGACCTCCTCCACCGTCTCCTCGTCTTTCCCCTTCCGGGGGATAAGCGTCACGCTGAATCCCCTCGCGGACAGCTCTTTGGTTGCGGCATCCACGAGGTTTCGGCTGGCCTGCCCGGTCCAGTCGTCGTGCTTCTCTCTCGCGCCGAAATGGACCTCGTAGGCGTCTACCTCCGGACCGAGGATGGCGACGGTCTTGATCTTTGCCGCCCGCTGGTCGTAATCAAGGTGTACTTTGGGCAGAGCGCAGCCGGACAGCATGAGCACGGCAGCCAGCGCGGCAAGTGTCAAGGTCCGGGCATTACCGGGAATGATGTTTTTCATCATAGGTCCTTCCTGTGAGGGTCAGGCCTTTCCTCTTGGCATTTCGTATTTCTTCCCTGGCTCGGAGACTTTTTTTCTCGCAGAGCACGCGGAGATCGCAGAGAAAACCAAGACCGAGAACACCTGAGGGTCAGGTATTGAATGTTTATATTCTCCTGGCCATCGGCAGTTTCCCTTTCTTGTCTTCCTTCTTTTTCACCGCCTGTATTCGCGCAGCGTCTTCTTTTCGAAAGACAAGTAAGAATTATGATGGATGAATTAAGAAGAAGAACCGCACGGTCTCACCTAGCCCTGATACTCCTTTAACGTCTTGTTCTTTGGCGTTTTGCTCTTCTTCTCCGGCAGGGTACGGGCGAACTCCTTCCCGATCGCGAGCCATTTCTCCAGCCTTGCCGCGCTCCGCCACCCTGCCTCCTCCACCGTGACCCATCCGGCCATGGCCGAGCCGGTTATGTCGAAGGGCCGGACGTTCTTCAGCTTCAGGCTCTTCTCAGCCTGCTCCCTGTCCATCCGGACGATCAGAAAGTCCTTCCAGATGCCGAAGCACATGTTGCCCCTGAGCAGGTAGCAGATGCCGCCGAACATCTTCTTCTTGCCCAGGTCCTTCCAGCGCTGGGTCGCTGCGTAGATCTTTTCTTCCAGTTTGGTGTTATAGGGCATGGTTGCTCACAGAGCACGTAGGGTTCAGAGTGAACGAATAAAAGACCAGGAATCGGAGAATCTAATCCCGGGTGCCAGGTCTTCTGTTTTGGCATCACTGCTTTTTTAGGCTCCTCCCGCTACCGCGTCGTCAGTTCGTTCTTTACCTCTTGCACAAGCGAATCCAGCCCTTTATTGAAGGTATTCAGCCACTGCCCGCTGCCCGCGCCCTGGGTGTGCAGAAGAACATATCCGCGCACGGTCTTGCCTTCCTGGAACGGCTGGACGTCCCCCTTGATCCTGACTTTTGCCTCAAACTGCAGGGACGCGGACCAGAAGCCCGGCGTAATCCATCCCCAGAGCTGTTCGATCTCCGCCTCAATCGGCGCTCCCTCCCCGGAACCGCCGGCATTGTCCACTACCCGGTAGCCCGCTTCCCGGAACGACCGGGTGAGGGCCTCCTTGACCAGGCCCTCCACGGTCCGGCCCTCGGGCAGGAGAACGTCGCCCAATGCCTTGCCGTAGGTGTTCCGTTTGCGCGCGATCGCGCGGGAAGTGAGCGCCCTGTTGCCGATGTCCCGGTCCTTGAGCGACGGAATGGACGCGTCGCGGGGCGCCTCCTCAAAATGCCGGTTGTCCACCACCCGCACGATCGATACCGCTTTTCCGGACGAAGGATTTTCGGGGACGTCGACCCGTACGTCCAGTATGCCCCGGCTGGTGGCGCACCCGCCCATGAACAGCGCCATTGCCGCCAGCGCCGCGGCAGAATACAGACTCTTCCCGGTCCGTTTCATCGTTCTTCCCCCTTCCTGCGCTCGGCCATCGACGTAGACCCCTGAGGGGCACCTATGAAAAGCGCCTGAGGTTCAGGTCTTTACTCTTGTCATTTCCCCTACGCCGCCACCTTGTGGGCATCTTAGGGACGTTGATACCAACGGAACTTCTCAGGGCCAGGTCCATACTATTGCACCTTCAATTAGACCCGTCGAGGATCAGGTTTATTGCTCTGACATTCCAACTACGCCGCCTTCCTCGTCACGACCTTATAATCAAGCCCCAGGGCGACCAGCATGTTGAAAGCGAGCCGGCGAGGGTCAGGTTTTGCGCTTTGACATTCTCCTCTTCCCGCTTGTCCGATACACAGCTCTGCGCTCACTCACATATCCGATCTTTCTTTTCGGTTTTTCTTCAACATCAATTATCTGCTTTATTGCCTCGAAAACAATCTGGAACTGTCCGTCATATTTCTTTTCAAGCTCACTCAACTTCCTTGCCAGGTCTTTATGCGTTGACATCATCGCCCGCAGTTTCACGAAAGCCCTCATAATTTCTATGTTGACGTGGATGGCGCGTTTACTGTTGAGCACACTTGAAAGCATCGCTATCCCCTGTTCCGTGAAGGCCCGAGGAGGCTTCCGCGTCCCGCCCCAACTTGATGTTCCAAAATGGAACTTCAAGTTGTTGAACTCCTCAAGGCTCAGTTGAACCATAAAATCTGCAGGAAACCTGTCCTTGTTTCTGTTAACAGCTTTATTCAGGTTGCTTGTAGTAACGCCATATAAACCCGCCAAATCTTTATCCAGCATTACCTTCTGGCCGCCGATCAGTAATATCTTCTTTTCAATCACTTCGATTGGTACCAGAGATTTCATGCTTTTCCCTCGCTCAGGACCTCTTAGAACATCTCAGGGTCAGGTCCATACTGTTGCATTTTCAATTAGCGGCGCCTGTCCTGAGCAACGACGAGATTCTTCGCTGTGCTCAGAATGACAAAAGAAGGGCGCAGAATGACATTTGTAAAGGGACTTGCGAGCGTAAGGTCTACTTTCTTGTCATCTCGCCCCATACTCCCTCAAGTGACGTATCCCGTCCTAACATTCCCACGCCTCGCTCTACCCCTTCCCTTCCCTTCCCTTCCCCTGGCGCAAGAACCGACATGGTGATGCCGGGACGCGGGGACAAAGCCTGCTATCGCCGAAACAACACGATCAACGAAACGCCGAGAGCGATGCAGGACACAATGACCGCTCCGATACAAAGCGCAGCTGTCCGCCGTTGCCTCGATTCGGCGGCCGACGCTCCCTGCTCAAGAGCGGTTACGGTCTTCTGCAACTGCTCGGCCAGCGCTTTAATGCGCACCGCGTTCTGCGAGGCGGCGGATTGCAGCTCCGCGATCTGTTTCTGCAGAAGCTCTGCTTGCGCGGCGGCAGCCTCATCGTTTTTTCTCCTGGTAAAGACCGGCAGCGCCGCTCCAACGATCGCGCTCACGTAGGGCAATATTGCTTTTACTGCGGGAACGAACCAAGCGGACATTGATGTACCTCACGAGCGTCGACGAGAACCGACTAGGATCGACGAGAGTCGACGCGGTGACGATATTCTCGACTGAGAAGCGATGACTACCGAATACACGTAATGCTTTTCTCGCGTCACCTTTCTTGCGCGCCCAAAGAAAGGTGACCCAAAGAAGGGCGCCTGGCGAATATTCTTTACGCCAGGCTCGGTCGTCCTCGGTACATTTCGGAACCAGCCTGCATTCGCGCATTGCACTCATAAACGCTGGCCGCAGGCTCGCCAACCTACGGGCTCAGACACCCTGCACTCGCGCCGGGCACTCGTAAACGCTGGGTGCAGGCAGTCCAAAATGCTTAACCCTCGTCCTCGGTCGCCTGGCTAAATTTTCGCATGGGAACCATGCAGTGACTTCGATTCTAATCTTTACCCCATGAGGATGCAAACAGAATGAAAGCGGCCCCCATCAAACCCAGAAGACCCGGAAATATTTGCAGCTATTGATCTCGACGATCGGCGCATCCCTCGGTTAAGACTCTGCTCCCTTTTCCGCTGCCGGCGGAGATGGCACAGGGCACATCTCGGGCCCCAGCAATACCGCGATCCATTGCGTGCTCTTATTGTTCTCGCAGACGAACTTCAGGGTCATGGTCAGCGGTATGCACAGGACCACGCCGATAAGACCGAGCAGGCCGCCCCAGAAGATCAACGAGAGAAAGACGACCAGGGTGG
This region includes:
- a CDS encoding M48 family metalloprotease, whose protein sequence is MRTHVILSVLAALLLSACATTALAPVTDPGFTGFEADEAGLWKRAAEQEKALAESGFLYNDSELEEYLNAVARKLEPETVYRTIPFRVRVLKDPHLSAFCLADGAVYLHTGILASIANEAQLATVLGHEMTHAINRDAVRGFRDTNNKAAAFGSLVLLTGGLASVFAPMAGASIAGYSQDVEREADRQGFVLMDRAGYDVTQSVALFEEMKKEIEEEKVTESFFFGSHPKIVERIESYQELIAARKDPKQGGVTNADVFQAHVKKLVLENAQLDMQIGRYERAAGGLKRYVERYPGDARAYYLLGEANRQQGGDEHEKLAVENYQKALSLDAGHAGSHKMLGMIAYKTGDKAAAKEHLEKYLGLQPNAPDHAYIEGYIRACAQAGKQEATRP
- a CDS encoding TfoX/Sxy family protein — translated: MPYNTKLEEKIYAATQRWKDLGKKKMFGGICYLLRGNMCFGIWKDFLIVRMDREQAEKSLKLKNVRPFDITGSAMAGWVTVEEAGWRSAARLEKWLAIGKEFARTLPEKKSKTPKNKTLKEYQG
- a CDS encoding flagellar biosynthesis protein, producing the protein MKRTGKSLYSAAALAAMALFMGGCATSRGILDVRVDVPENPSSGKAVSIVRVVDNRHFEEAPRDASIPSLKDRDIGNRALTSRAIARKRNTYGKALGDVLLPEGRTVEGLVKEALTRSFREAGYRVVDNAGGSGEGAPIEAEIEQLWGWITPGFWSASLQFEAKVRIKGDVQPFQEGKTVRGYVLLHTQGAGSGQWLNTFNKGLDSLVQEVKNELTTR
- a CDS encoding ORF6N domain-containing protein, which translates into the protein MKSLVPIEVIEKKILLIGGQKVMLDKDLAGLYGVTTSNLNKAVNRNKDRFPADFMVQLSLEEFNNLKFHFGTSSWGGTRKPPRAFTEQGIAMLSSVLNSKRAIHVNIEIMRAFVKLRAMMSTHKDLARKLSELEKKYDGQFQIVFEAIKQIIDVEEKPKRKIGYVSERRAVYRTSGKRRMSKRKT